The following proteins come from a genomic window of Methanosarcina sp. MTP4:
- a CDS encoding DUF1616 domain-containing protein: MNGKKVPSDLLLVTGLVLLTDFFVLMPGLNETFLRTVLGLPLVLFLPGYALIAALFPAKSDLDGIERVALSFGLSIAVVPLIGLGLNYTSWGIRLVPVLISISLFTLLMCGLAYFRREQLPEAGRFEVSFRAGAEALRAEVLEKPESRTDIILTIILILSILASVVTLGYVIVTPKEGEHFTEFYILGPEGMADNYPTDYVLGESGTVIFGVVNHEYRAVNYSLEVRLDNKSLPLPEDVSHVRLGHNVTWERPLTITPPAEGKDMKLEFLLFNDTEQEVPYRDLHLWINVNATAEESEKEDGKGDENGTEKGTEIEEAAK; encoded by the coding sequence ATGAATGGAAAAAAAGTGCCCTCTGACCTTTTACTCGTAACCGGCCTCGTACTCCTGACTGACTTTTTCGTGCTTATGCCGGGGCTCAATGAGACTTTCCTGCGGACAGTGCTCGGGCTGCCCCTGGTGCTCTTCCTGCCGGGGTATGCGCTGATAGCAGCGCTCTTTCCTGCAAAATCCGACCTGGACGGGATCGAGAGGGTTGCGCTTTCCTTCGGGCTGAGCATAGCTGTCGTGCCCCTGATAGGGCTGGGGCTGAACTATACCTCCTGGGGGATCAGGCTTGTGCCGGTCCTGATAAGTATCTCGCTTTTTACGCTCCTCATGTGCGGGCTTGCCTATTTCCGGAGGGAACAGCTTCCCGAAGCCGGGAGGTTCGAGGTCTCTTTCAGGGCAGGGGCAGAGGCACTAAGGGCGGAGGTCCTGGAAAAGCCCGAATCCCGGACCGACATAATACTCACAATCATCCTTATCCTCTCCATCCTCGCCTCGGTCGTAACCCTGGGCTATGTCATCGTGACCCCGAAGGAAGGGGAGCACTTCACAGAGTTCTACATCCTGGGGCCGGAAGGGATGGCTGACAACTACCCCACGGACTACGTGCTCGGGGAAAGCGGGACCGTCATCTTCGGGGTCGTAAACCACGAATACAGGGCCGTGAACTACAGCCTGGAAGTCCGGCTGGACAACAAATCCCTGCCGCTCCCCGAGGACGTAAGCCACGTCCGCCTCGGCCACAACGTGACCTGGGAAAGGCCGCTTACCATCACCCCGCCCGCCGAAGGAAAAGACATGAAGCTCGAGTTCCTGCTCTTCAACGATACTGAACAGGAAGTCCCCTACCGCGACCTCCACCTCTGGATCAACGTAAACGCAACGGCAGAAGAGAGTGAAAAAGAGGACGGGAAAGGGGATGAAAATGGGACCGAAAAAGGGACCGAAATAGAGGAGGCAGCGAAGTGA
- a CDS encoding CPBP family intramembrane glutamic endopeptidase: MSPKTSTLPGKLKETSKGGGTSKGSGRSPGAKSGTKSGVKSEGRSGGKSRTNPGVKIKTKPVGKPLKSGRTAASGTGELQKYVLPVGLPVLAIALAEFLIFSGNMGASVWLHIGTITALALSSMFIREQEIIRLHQALMLLPILRLVNLSMPVFFDTTLYTFIFIYGPLAIPAAIVAWHQRPGLEELGITSDKLGHYMLLSVPLGFLLGLGEYATIRTGYLIPDLSFKNLLMLTIVMVFFVGLVEEVIFRSILQTRLEKVLGIKEALIITSLLFGLMHSGYGTPYEILYTGFVGLIMGVAFLRTRSLPFIAVLHGFVNVFLFGIIPHLHEAYGLF, from the coding sequence GTGAGCCCGAAAACCTCAACCCTCCCGGGAAAGCTGAAAGAAACGAGTAAAGGGGGCGGGACAAGTAAAGGGAGCGGAAGAAGTCCCGGAGCAAAGTCCGGAACAAAGTCAGGGGTAAAGTCCGAAGGAAGGTCCGGAGGGAAATCCCGGACAAACCCCGGAGTAAAAATCAAGACAAAGCCGGTAGGAAAGCCGCTTAAATCAGGACGGACAGCGGCTTCAGGGACAGGGGAACTTCAAAAATATGTGCTTCCCGTAGGCCTTCCCGTCCTTGCCATCGCCCTTGCCGAGTTCCTGATCTTCTCGGGAAATATGGGGGCTTCGGTCTGGCTGCACATCGGGACCATAACCGCCCTTGCCCTTTCCTCGATGTTCATCCGGGAGCAGGAAATCATCCGGCTCCACCAGGCCCTTATGCTGCTCCCGATCCTGCGCCTGGTCAACCTGTCCATGCCGGTCTTCTTCGATACCACCCTTTATACCTTCATCTTCATCTACGGGCCCCTGGCAATCCCTGCGGCAATCGTGGCCTGGCACCAGCGGCCTGGCCTTGAGGAGCTCGGAATCACAAGCGATAAACTCGGGCACTACATGCTTCTCTCGGTTCCCCTGGGCTTTTTGCTTGGTCTTGGGGAATACGCGACCATCCGGACAGGGTACCTGATCCCGGACCTCTCCTTCAAGAACCTGCTCATGCTAACCATAGTAATGGTCTTCTTCGTGGGGCTTGTCGAAGAAGTCATTTTCAGGTCCATCCTCCAGACCCGGCTTGAAAAGGTGCTGGGCATAAAAGAAGCCCTGATTATAACGAGCCTCCTTTTCGGGCTCATGCACTCGGGCTACGGCACTCCTTACGAAATCCTCTATACGGGTTTTGTCGGGCTCATCATGGGCGTCGCCTTTCTCAGGACCCGCAGCCTTCCCTTCATCGCGGTTCTCCACGGCTTCGTGAACGTTTTCCTCTTCGGGATCATCCCGCACCTGCACGAAGCCTACGGGCTCTTTTGA